In the genome of Patescibacteria group bacterium, one region contains:
- a CDS encoding CYTH domain-containing protein codes for MYEVELKVELTAEDKENLIAEFKARGFVAKGMTPQNDYYIEAKKSQYKGYDLKRYREEAGKYIYTEKIWEIVDDQPARRENEHEVTEPEFKSVIAQYPDAIKIIKDREWFAGEYQSTPISLTIDSVKFDHSPSMRFFTEAEIDVEDRTEVSKAKEIIELFLKDVLKKTEIVESPGMFMMAFEKR; via the coding sequence ATGTACGAAGTTGAACTAAAAGTAGAGCTTACTGCAGAAGACAAAGAAAATCTCATTGCTGAATTTAAAGCGCGAGGTTTTGTTGCTAAGGGTATGACTCCACAAAATGACTATTATATTGAAGCTAAAAAGTCTCAATATAAGGGATATGATTTAAAGCGCTACCGAGAGGAAGCAGGGAAATATATTTATACAGAAAAGATTTGGGAAATTGTAGATGATCAACCGGCTCGAAGAGAGAATGAACATGAAGTTACAGAACCAGAATTTAAATCTGTGATAGCACAATATCCTGATGCTATAAAAATAATAAAAGATAGAGAATGGTTTGCTGGAGAATACCAAAGCACTCCCATAAGCCTAACTATAGATAGTGTAAAGTTTGATCACTCTCCTAGTATGCGATTTTTTACTGAGGCTGAAATAGATGTGGAAGATAGAACTGAAGTATCTAAGGCAAAAGAAATTATAGAATTATTTCTTAAAGATGTGCTAAAGAAAACTGAAATAGTTGAATCACCTGGAATGTTTATGATGGCGTTTGAAAAGAGATAG
- a CDS encoding LamG-like jellyroll fold domain-containing protein, which yields MKNKSTQGFTLIELLVVISIISLLSTIVLASVNIARNRARVAAGLIFSTSLHRALGADAVGEWNFDALDGSSVLDNSGLNNNGVAYSASLSSDTPNNSGSSLSLNGSNYVEVPNSPNYNFGTGDYAYNFWVKFSSVTSLNTYFENGSWGGNTLLFRQENANVVMVYINTQYAYSYSFSPEAGKWYNLALTRENGVMKLYVDGARLGANQAETSNIAPSQVLRIGSSVHASGQTFNGLIDSFRIYSRSLNSAEIEKLYALGHQND from the coding sequence ATGAAGAATAAAAGCACACAAGGATTTACACTAATAGAACTTTTAGTAGTTATTTCTATAATAAGTCTTTTATCTACTATAGTTTTAGCTTCAGTAAATATTGCTCGAAACAGAGCTCGAGTTGCTGCAGGACTTATTTTTAGTACGAGTTTACATAGAGCTTTAGGAGCGGACGCTGTGGGAGAATGGAATTTTGATGCCTTAGATGGATCTAGCGTTTTAGACAATTCTGGTTTAAATAATAATGGTGTCGCATATAGTGCTAGTCTTTCGAGCGATACTCCAAATAACTCTGGATCTTCACTAAGTCTCAATGGTTCAAATTATGTAGAGGTTCCCAATAGTCCAAATTATAATTTTGGTACTGGAGATTATGCATATAATTTTTGGGTTAAGTTTAGTTCTGTCACTTCATTGAATACCTATTTTGAGAATGGATCATGGGGAGGAAATACTCTTCTTTTTAGACAAGAAAATGCAAATGTTGTTATGGTATATATCAATACTCAATACGCATATTCATACAGCTTTAGTCCTGAAGCAGGGAAATGGTACAACCTTGCATTAACACGCGAAAATGGAGTGATGAAATTGTATGTTGACGGAGCTCGATTGGGCGCCAATCAAGCTGAGACATCAAATATTGCACCCTCACAAGTACTTCGTATTGGTTCATCAGTGCATGCTTCTGGACAAACCTTCAACGGTCTTATTGATAGTTTTAGAATATATAGCCGATCTTTAAACTCTGCAGAGATAGAAAAACTGTATGCGTTGGGTCATCAAAACGATTAG
- a CDS encoding HAD-IC family P-type ATPase, translating into MNQDKQSNTPWAQEPQEVFTYLQTSNEGISSAEADKRIEKFGTNIFHSKEKIKVVSIFLKQFASPLIFLLLGAAVLTAVLGKTIDMFVIIFAVLFNAILGFYREYHAENTLDKLVTYIKDRARVIRDGKELEIDSVQLVPGDIVKLSYGTRVPADARIISTSNFRVDEAVLTGESIPVEKETGVVSITSGIADRKNIAHAGTLVVEGYATAIVYATGSATEIGKIANIVANTERAETPIQKGVAKLGWLLFFVTIIIVAGIFSLGTLRGEPILEMLTLSAAVAVGAVPEALPIALTVILAIGAERIASRKGIVRKLAAAETLGSTTLIMTDKTGTLTMADMQLVGIYTQSHILENTEALESKHFSTDQKKILSLALENIDVTIENHEDAPSEWKFHGRPFEINIAKASIEHNVGLEQLKKDVRLVIPFNSTHKFSVAETDTQYIVMGAPDILLRRSKMTKDAYLTTETWIDKVSSEGKRLIGIATLDKKNFSKKISTDDIENIHFMGVMALFDPIRPDVPAAIKKIQSYGIKMVMITGDLKGTALAITRDLKWNVTEEEVLTGSQLHEMTDEELLTIIPSIKIFARVTPEDKLRIGQLYQRLGEVVAMTGDGVNDAPALKAMDIGISLGSGSDVAKSAADMVLLDDNFKTISLSVEEGRKILSNIRKTFVYLMSNSLDAIFVIGGSLIIGLPMPLTALQIIWVNFFTGSLPVLAFAFDEDLDKKHTAKTTGSKLIFTNEVTFITFGIGVMSSLFLFFIYYGLLRFGVDLALTKSLFFVCFASYILVVAYSFRSLYNPLFSYPVFSNAKLNISILFAALLLIGTVTIPAAREIFGLVAIPLVWIWFIAAWLILNVLLVEGAKYFIRK; encoded by the coding sequence ATGAATCAAGACAAGCAATCCAACACACCGTGGGCACAGGAACCACAAGAAGTTTTCACATATTTACAAACATCAAACGAAGGAATTAGTAGTGCAGAAGCAGACAAACGAATAGAAAAGTTTGGAACCAATATTTTTCATAGCAAGGAAAAAATCAAAGTTGTTTCTATTTTTCTAAAGCAGTTTGCAAGTCCCCTCATCTTCCTGCTCTTGGGAGCTGCTGTACTTACTGCAGTACTTGGAAAGACTATTGATATGTTTGTGATTATCTTTGCAGTGTTATTCAACGCGATACTTGGATTTTATCGTGAATATCATGCTGAAAATACGCTTGATAAACTCGTTACCTATATTAAAGATCGAGCACGAGTGATACGTGACGGAAAAGAACTTGAGATTGATTCAGTGCAATTGGTGCCTGGAGATATTGTGAAGCTTTCCTATGGAACCCGAGTCCCAGCAGATGCTCGCATTATAAGCACGAGTAATTTTCGCGTGGATGAAGCAGTGCTTACTGGTGAATCTATTCCTGTAGAAAAAGAAACAGGAGTTGTATCTATTACTAGTGGCATTGCCGATAGAAAAAACATTGCACATGCCGGAACATTGGTCGTAGAAGGATATGCTACAGCTATTGTGTATGCAACTGGAAGTGCCACTGAGATTGGAAAAATTGCAAACATTGTTGCAAATACAGAGCGAGCTGAAACACCAATTCAAAAAGGTGTAGCAAAGCTTGGATGGTTGCTCTTTTTTGTAACGATAATTATCGTTGCTGGAATCTTTTCATTAGGGACCCTCAGAGGAGAGCCAATTCTTGAAATGCTAACCCTCTCTGCTGCGGTAGCGGTGGGTGCCGTGCCAGAAGCATTGCCAATTGCCCTTACCGTAATTCTTGCTATTGGTGCAGAACGAATTGCATCTCGAAAAGGAATTGTTCGGAAACTTGCAGCTGCTGAAACACTAGGATCAACCACTCTTATTATGACTGATAAGACTGGAACACTCACAATGGCAGATATGCAGTTGGTTGGTATTTATACTCAGAGTCACATTCTAGAAAATACTGAAGCGCTAGAATCAAAACACTTTTCTACTGATCAAAAGAAAATTTTATCTTTAGCATTAGAAAATATTGATGTCACTATTGAGAATCATGAAGATGCTCCATCCGAATGGAAATTCCACGGACGACCGTTTGAAATTAATATCGCTAAAGCTAGTATCGAACACAATGTGGGCCTCGAACAGCTCAAAAAGGATGTCCGTCTTGTAATTCCCTTCAACTCAACCCACAAATTCTCAGTGGCAGAAACAGATACCCAGTATATTGTTATGGGAGCTCCTGATATCCTCCTCAGACGTTCAAAAATGACTAAGGATGCATATCTCACAACAGAAACCTGGATTGATAAAGTTAGTTCAGAAGGAAAGCGTCTCATAGGTATAGCTACACTTGATAAAAAGAATTTTTCAAAGAAGATATCTACAGATGACATAGAGAATATTCATTTTATGGGAGTTATGGCTTTGTTTGATCCAATTCGTCCTGACGTACCAGCTGCTATTAAAAAAATCCAGAGCTATGGAATCAAAATGGTAATGATTACGGGAGATCTTAAAGGAACAGCACTTGCAATCACTCGAGATTTGAAATGGAATGTTACTGAAGAGGAAGTGCTAACAGGTAGTCAGCTTCATGAAATGACTGATGAAGAACTACTTACAATAATTCCTTCGATAAAAATATTTGCTCGTGTAACTCCTGAAGATAAACTACGCATTGGTCAGCTTTATCAACGGCTTGGTGAAGTTGTTGCCATGACAGGTGACGGAGTAAATGATGCACCCGCACTTAAAGCCATGGATATTGGTATTTCATTGGGCTCTGGAAGTGATGTGGCAAAGAGTGCTGCAGATATGGTATTGCTCGATGACAACTTTAAAACAATTAGTCTCTCAGTTGAAGAAGGACGGAAGATTCTTTCAAATATACGAAAAACATTTGTGTATCTCATGTCGAATTCACTGGATGCAATTTTTGTGATTGGAGGAAGTCTAATTATTGGATTGCCAATGCCACTAACTGCGCTTCAAATTATTTGGGTCAACTTTTTCACGGGAAGTCTTCCAGTACTCGCCTTTGCCTTTGATGAAGATCTTGATAAAAAACACACAGCAAAAACAACAGGATCAAAATTAATATTTACCAATGAAGTAACATTCATTACCTTCGGTATTGGTGTTATGAGTTCCCTGTTTTTATTCTTTATCTATTACGGTCTATTAAGATTTGGAGTAGATCTGGCACTCACTAAATCATTATTCTTTGTATGTTTCGCTTCATATATTCTTGTTGTTGCATACTCATTTAGAAGTCTCTACAATCCATTATTCTCATATCCTGTTTTCTCAAACGCTAAATTAAATATCAGCATTCTTTTTGCAGCACTATTACTTATCGGAACAGTAACAATCCCTGCGGCACGAGAAATATTTGGACTTGTAGCAATCCCACTAGTGTGGATATGGTTTATTGCAGCATGGCTCATCCTCAATGTTCTACTTGTTGAAGGAGCAAAATACTTTATTAGAAAGTAA
- a CDS encoding SRPBCC domain-containing protein — translation MQKIKIETTVHASPEKVWEYWNGAEHIPHWAFASDDWGATSKTNDLKEGGRFLTYMAPRDGSPGFDFSGVYTKVIAPTKLDYTIDDGRTVTVDFEQVGDSVKIVQEFEMENENTEELQRSGWQGFLDNFKKYVEGN, via the coding sequence ATGCAAAAAATAAAAATAGAAACGACAGTACATGCTAGTCCAGAAAAAGTCTGGGAATATTGGAATGGGGCAGAACATATTCCACATTGGGCATTTGCTTCTGATGATTGGGGTGCAACATCTAAAACAAATGATTTGAAAGAGGGAGGAAGATTTTTAACATATATGGCCCCAAGAGATGGATCTCCAGGGTTTGATTTCTCTGGTGTTTATACAAAAGTAATTGCACCAACTAAGCTTGATTATACAATTGATGACGGAAGAACAGTCACCGTTGATTTTGAACAAGTAGGTGATTCTGTAAAAATAGTACAGGAATTTGAAATGGAAAATGAAAATACTGAGGAACTCCAAAGATCAGGATGGCAAGGATTCTTAGATAATTTTAAAAAATACGTAGAGGGCAATTAA
- a CDS encoding response regulator, which yields MKKCVMVCDDDEGILDSISIVLDLHGYKVIPVLHSLEIFAKIKEEKPDIVLLDLWMPILNGEQVLQKLKASDETKDIPVIVVTASKDGKAIADKYGASAYLPKPFDLIKLDALIAKNT from the coding sequence ATGAAAAAATGTGTCATGGTCTGTGATGATGATGAGGGAATCCTTGACTCAATTTCTATTGTATTAGACCTACATGGTTATAAAGTGATACCAGTACTTCACAGCCTAGAAATATTCGCAAAAATTAAGGAGGAAAAACCCGATATAGTTTTACTTGATTTATGGATGCCTATCTTAAACGGTGAACAAGTATTACAAAAATTAAAAGCTTCAGATGAAACAAAAGATATTCCTGTAATAGTAGTAACAGCTAGTAAAGATGGAAAAGCTATCGCTGATAAGTATGGAGCAAGTGCATACTTGCCAAAGCCATTCGATCTCATAAAACTTGATGCACTTATAGCAAAAAACACATAG
- a CDS encoding PAS domain S-box protein, whose product MKNIKQASIHKIDVTSNLNLLINAVDATTNGIVITDCLQPDNPIIFCNRAFEFISGYTRDEIIGRNCRFLQGDDRDQEARRILRESIEKGIDCKVELRNYKKDGSLFWNELMMSPVRNKKGDITHFIGVQNDITRRKKAEAALKNERESLEKRVADGTQNLKESEAFLTGIFETMRESLLVLDKSLNVISANKYFYSTFKVSKEETVGVNIFKLGNGQWDIKALRDLFEKILPEQNPFENFEVEHNFPQIGKKVMLLNARQIEALENAEEIILLAIEDITELREVQIRKDDFLSIASHELKTPVTSIKAYLQVLEILIKSKKSTTEKNLEIIEKTNVSLKKLESLISDLLDVSKIQAGKIEYKYAEFDVNQMIKESIDLVQSAAKHHTIKYSGDLNLKVNGDKERLEMVLNNLLNNAIKYSPNGKDVVVHASRVSDYLKIMVTDQGIGINKKDQQKLFERFFRVEDAQKQFAGMGIGLYISEQIVVRHGGHLWVDSEPGKGSTFSFTIPLNNN is encoded by the coding sequence ATGAAAAATATTAAACAGGCTTCAATTCATAAAATTGATGTTACTTCAAATCTTAATTTACTCATTAATGCAGTAGATGCAACTACAAACGGAATTGTAATTACAGATTGCCTTCAGCCAGACAATCCAATTATTTTCTGTAATCGAGCCTTTGAATTTATTAGTGGATATACACGTGACGAAATAATAGGAAGGAATTGTAGATTCCTTCAAGGAGATGATCGAGATCAAGAAGCTCGAAGAATTTTGCGAGAATCAATTGAAAAAGGTATTGATTGCAAAGTGGAATTAAGAAACTATAAAAAGGATGGCTCATTATTTTGGAATGAGCTTATGATGTCTCCAGTCCGAAATAAAAAAGGCGATATTACCCACTTTATTGGGGTTCAAAATGATATTACTCGTCGGAAAAAAGCTGAGGCAGCATTAAAAAATGAACGTGAATCTTTAGAGAAAAGAGTAGCTGACGGAACTCAAAACTTGAAAGAAAGTGAAGCATTTCTCACAGGTATTTTTGAAACAATGCGTGAGAGCTTGCTCGTGCTGGATAAATCACTAAACGTAATCTCAGCAAATAAGTACTTTTACAGTACATTTAAGGTTTCAAAGGAAGAAACTGTCGGTGTAAATATATTTAAACTTGGTAACGGACAGTGGGATATAAAAGCCTTGAGAGATCTGTTTGAAAAGATCCTACCTGAGCAGAATCCGTTTGAGAATTTTGAGGTAGAACACAATTTCCCTCAGATTGGAAAGAAAGTGATGCTTTTGAATGCCCGACAAATTGAGGCATTGGAGAATGCAGAAGAGATAATCTTGTTAGCTATTGAGGACATTACAGAATTGCGAGAAGTTCAAATTAGAAAAGATGATTTTCTCAGTATTGCAAGTCATGAACTCAAGACACCAGTAACAAGTATTAAAGCGTATCTGCAAGTATTAGAAATTCTTATTAAAAGTAAGAAGAGTACTACAGAGAAAAACTTAGAGATTATTGAGAAAACGAATGTTTCATTAAAAAAGCTTGAAAGTCTTATCAGCGATTTACTAGATGTGTCTAAGATTCAGGCGGGTAAAATAGAATACAAATATGCTGAATTTGATGTTAACCAGATGATTAAAGAATCCATTGATCTTGTTCAGTCAGCAGCAAAGCACCATACAATCAAGTATTCAGGTGATCTCAATTTGAAAGTTAATGGAGATAAAGAAAGATTGGAAATGGTGCTCAACAATTTATTAAATAATGCAATCAAGTATTCTCCCAATGGAAAGGATGTGGTGGTTCATGCATCACGTGTGAGTGATTACCTAAAAATAATGGTCACTGATCAGGGAATTGGTATTAATAAAAAAGATCAGCAGAAATTGTTTGAGCGATTTTTCAGAGTTGAGGATGCTCAAAAACAGTTTGCTGGTATGGGCATTGGATTGTATATAAGTGAGCAAATCGTAGTGAGACATGGAGGACATCTATGGGTTGATAGCGAGCCAGGCAAAGGATCTACATTTAGCTTTACTATTCCGTTAAACAATAATTAA
- a CDS encoding YiiX/YebB-like N1pC/P60 family cysteine hydrolase has protein sequence MAKHSQQEIVTLKNHFLKHKKKVLLSLTIAAISFGLAAACAGLKLLYPFHFIVSVVFLLIALRYLIKAFLFDRQKVSKSKIFRKTKNIIFQYKLVIAIVLVVLFCVYIAWTVIPYSGNPFEALSVEERHELIENDVEIATVLLDNLELAADDLIQDPILKKSVLTADDRIQLQNKWNLFLSVAMESEKNTDIHKYFNRISVFSHPKDHAQSFGIAYSLYIKKFEIFHKLIDTVDDNNVVIKQLNEYSPVFGAKDSYDDVLDRFFSSDSFVRRNMGRFYISLLNLTLSEKNLNEGYIVLTEEAEKSYAYLLSNIFNTTVKAAKEQRYSLEKELSNLWFPVQKNVANMMGDSYLSSRHEKFITLEQIAELKKEMQPGDIMVQRRNWYASNVGIPGFWAHAALYVGTLEDMNAHFADLFPMGEYQNVEQLLAQEHPKLLKQLKEVDKDNFKYSVIEGKSPGIILQSLEQSARADYLGVLRPRLSKKDTFDSVMRAFENYGKPYDYNFDFETRDELVCSELVYDAYQPIGTKKGLHFELRMTSGRKIISPTDMVKKYSAERGTENRELDFVYFIDGNEELEKAFVKTEEEFAQSFDRPKYSWFQK, from the coding sequence GTGGCAAAGCATTCGCAGCAAGAAATAGTTACACTCAAAAATCACTTTCTGAAACACAAAAAGAAAGTGCTTTTATCGTTGACCATTGCTGCTATCTCATTTGGATTGGCTGCTGCTTGTGCTGGGCTCAAGCTCTTATATCCATTTCACTTTATCGTATCTGTAGTATTTTTGCTTATAGCACTTCGCTATCTCATAAAAGCATTTTTATTTGATCGACAAAAAGTTTCTAAATCTAAAATATTTAGAAAAACAAAAAATATTATATTCCAGTATAAGTTAGTTATAGCTATAGTTTTGGTTGTACTTTTTTGCGTATATATCGCATGGACGGTTATTCCATATTCTGGCAATCCGTTTGAAGCATTAAGTGTAGAAGAACGACACGAACTCATAGAAAACGATGTGGAAATAGCTACGGTGCTTCTCGACAACTTAGAATTGGCTGCAGATGATTTGATTCAGGATCCCATTCTAAAGAAATCAGTTTTAACAGCAGATGATAGAATTCAGCTTCAAAATAAGTGGAATTTGTTCTTATCTGTAGCAATGGAATCAGAAAAAAATACTGATATTCACAAATATTTTAATCGCATAAGTGTTTTTAGTCATCCCAAAGATCACGCGCAGTCTTTTGGAATTGCATACTCGTTGTATATAAAAAAGTTTGAGATTTTTCATAAACTTATAGATACAGTTGATGATAATAATGTTGTGATAAAACAACTAAATGAGTATTCTCCAGTATTTGGAGCTAAAGATTCATATGATGACGTTCTCGATAGATTTTTTAGTTCCGATAGTTTTGTAAGAAGAAATATGGGGAGATTCTATATTTCTCTTTTAAATCTCACTCTTTCTGAAAAGAACTTAAACGAAGGATATATAGTGCTTACTGAGGAAGCTGAAAAGAGCTATGCATATCTCTTGAGTAATATTTTTAATACAACCGTTAAAGCAGCAAAAGAACAGCGGTATAGTTTGGAAAAAGAGTTATCAAACCTATGGTTTCCAGTTCAGAAAAATGTTGCAAATATGATGGGGGATTCATATCTATCTTCTCGACATGAAAAATTTATTACCCTAGAACAGATTGCTGAACTTAAAAAAGAAATGCAGCCAGGGGATATTATGGTCCAACGACGAAATTGGTATGCAAGTAATGTGGGGATTCCTGGCTTCTGGGCACATGCAGCTTTGTATGTGGGAACTCTCGAGGATATGAATGCTCACTTTGCTGATCTTTTTCCAATGGGTGAATACCAAAATGTAGAACAACTTTTAGCACAAGAACATCCAAAACTACTCAAGCAATTAAAAGAAGTAGATAAAGATAATTTCAAGTATTCAGTTATAGAGGGTAAATCCCCAGGTATTATTCTTCAGTCCTTAGAACAATCAGCTCGTGCTGATTATTTGGGTGTACTAAGACCTCGGCTTAGTAAGAAAGATACATTTGATTCTGTTATGAGAGCATTTGAAAACTACGGAAAGCCCTATGATTATAATTTTGATTTTGAAACACGAGACGAATTGGTATGCTCTGAGCTTGTGTATGATGCGTATCAACCTATAGGAACAAAAAAAGGGTTGCACTTTGAATTAAGAATGACATCTGGAAGAAAGATTATCTCACCTACAGATATGGTAAAGAAATATAGCGCTGAAAGAGGTACTGAAAATAGAGAATTGGATTTTGTGTATTTTATTGATGGAAATGAAGAATTAGAAAAAGCATTTGTTAAAACAGAAGAAGAATTTGCTCAAAGTTTTGACAGGCCCAAGTATTCATGGTTTCAAAAATAG